From Streptomyces sp. NBC_00370, a single genomic window includes:
- a CDS encoding Asp23/Gls24 family envelope stress response protein, producing MTQQERDKGRTVEERLSGVAAPAALAVPGVAFLRPGLAGLLRGSVPSVLRRDSEGRPDGTGVRVERRTPDGADGTPGADGVWTISVHVVLRRNRRAVDVARAVRVAVAEAVVGSGLTDTVAPEVGVTVTGFV from the coding sequence GTGACCCAACAGGAGCGGGACAAGGGGCGGACCGTCGAGGAGCGGCTGTCCGGTGTCGCGGCGCCGGCGGCGCTCGCGGTGCCCGGTGTGGCGTTCCTGCGCCCCGGCCTCGCCGGACTGCTGCGCGGCTCGGTGCCGTCGGTGCTGCGGCGCGACTCCGAAGGGCGGCCCGACGGCACCGGGGTACGGGTCGAGCGCCGGACCCCCGACGGCGCGGACGGCACACCGGGCGCGGACGGTGTGTGGACGATCAGCGTCCATGTCGTGCTGCGCCGCAACCGGCGCGCGGTCGACGTCGCGCGTGCGGTGCGTGTCGCGGTGGCCGAAGCGGTGGTGGGTTCGGGCCTCACGGACACGGTGGCCCCGGAAGTGGGCGTGACCGTCACCGGTTTCGTCTGA